Proteins co-encoded in one Listeria ivanovii subsp. ivanovii genomic window:
- a CDS encoding amino acid ABC transporter permease yields MDYIMEILPALLDGVKTTLLVFAVTLVCSIPLGAVVAVGNVSKIAPLKFILNIYIWIMRGTPLLLQLIFIYYGLPIIGIVFDRMDAVFLAFILNYAAYFAEIFRGGFLSIENGQYESAKVLGLTYAQTLRKIVLPQVVKRVLPAIGNEVINLVKNSSLVYILGIGDLLRAGKIAMSRDVTLIPLVLVAAIYLALTAILTVLFKQLEKRFSYYK; encoded by the coding sequence ATGGACTATATTATGGAAATTTTACCAGCATTACTTGATGGAGTAAAAACAACCTTGTTAGTTTTTGCCGTGACCCTTGTTTGTTCGATTCCCTTAGGTGCGGTGGTGGCAGTTGGGAATGTCAGTAAAATTGCACCACTGAAGTTTATTTTAAATATTTACATTTGGATTATGCGGGGAACGCCACTACTTTTACAATTAATTTTTATTTATTATGGTTTGCCAATAATTGGTATTGTTTTCGATCGGATGGATGCTGTCTTTCTTGCCTTTATTTTAAATTATGCTGCGTACTTTGCAGAAATCTTTCGTGGCGGATTTTTATCCATCGAAAATGGTCAATATGAAAGTGCCAAAGTTCTTGGCCTAACCTATGCGCAAACCCTCAGGAAAATAGTTTTACCGCAAGTAGTTAAACGAGTACTTCCAGCAATTGGGAATGAGGTCATTAATCTAGTAAAAAATTCTTCTTTAGTTTATATTCTTGGAATTGGCGACTTACTTCGAGCAGGGAAAATTGCGATGAGTAGAGATGTTACCTTAATTCCACTCGTATTAGTTGCAGCTATTTACTTAGCATTAACCGCTATTTTAACGGTACTATTCAAACAACTGGAAAAACGTTTTAGTTATTATAAATGA